Proteins co-encoded in one Nothobranchius furzeri strain GRZ-AD chromosome 4, NfurGRZ-RIMD1, whole genome shotgun sequence genomic window:
- the c4h11orf96 gene encoding uncharacterized protein C11orf96 homolog, with protein sequence MAAVRQIPVEIGVRALLPHLMAMEEFPQQLPVPKGLEKGKSRSRRPREARFKTQPVTFAEIAEVEEEGSSPLEEERARRSFLQSLENLRRSTQTLHCPPAAQRSCTPTSTQASLDSSDSDSIQ encoded by the coding sequence ATGGCTGCCGTGCGTCAGATACCGGTGGAGATTGGCGTCCGTGCGCTGCTACCCCACCTTATGGCCATGGAAGAGTTCCCCCAGCAGCTGCCTGTCCCCAAGGGTCTGGAAAAGGGCAAGAGCCGCTCCCGCCGACCTCGTGAGGCTCGCTTTAAAACACAGCCCGTTACATTTGCTGAGATTGCAGAGGTGGAAGAAGAAGGCTCGTCCCCCCTGGAAGAGGAAAGAGCTCGTCGCTCCTTTTTGCAGTCACTGGAGAACCTACGACGGAGCACACAGACCCTCCACTGCCCACCGGCTGCCCAACGCAGCTGCACCCCTACATCCACACAGGCCAGCCTGGACTCTAGTGACTCCGACTCCATCCAGTGA
- the LOC139069792 gene encoding general transcription factor II-I repeat domain-containing protein 2-like, with protein sequence MTVATAKRHNVERHFSTCHKSYNASYPPSSAPRTEKARELKAALGKQQSLFKKPVEKSQKTTEASFRATHFLIKNKKTFSDGEVFKEAMMIIAKTVFKDEKNGTDVISTLSNVQLGASTTVKRVTAMSENLTEQLEQDVAICKWFSIQCDESVDCSSSAQLMVFIRMVFDDFSTKEELLTLLPLQTTTRGVDIYNAVKSFLVEKKVPLEKLVSMTTDGAPAMIGRHAGFIAHCKGDTDFPTFLHYHCIIHQQVICSKVTGFEHVMTPVVKIINSIRSKAKQHRIFKKFMQSKGEDISLLEDIEWILDLAFLTDITGKLNHLNCELQGKGKTVADMISAVNAFKAKMNIFSVHLQKKRVLHFPAVQSVLNDNASASETFDKVVDKYSEVINRLGQEFENRFRDFDQLEPCVSFISNPFVQVEIACIAEQLSATFSLNAGEVEIEIITLQNDLHLKAHQSEPNFWCLVDTEKYKGVCTAAMKVACMFGSTYLCESAFSDMNFIKSKHRTRLTDAHLHDSVRVAVSSYTPDYSKLVNSMQCQSKEPNDKLDKSVAVPTKQRFLSEYKLNDPVWVSLDANKTVVTQKYLKTGLLGNCCFTYRLRFQRRAQSAVFMIFHQILLSKTVIFGYRPTSKLTDWLCCVMLTCDWLPLLSL encoded by the exons ATGACTGTGGCGACAGCAAAGCGGCACAATGTGGAGAGACACTTCAGTACTTGTCATAAAAGCTACAATGCTAGCTACCCACCTAGCAGCGCACCACGGACAGAAAAAGCACGTGAGTTAAAGGCAGCTTTGGGcaaacagcagtctttattcAAGAAGCCAGTGGAAAAGTCACAAAAAACAACAGAAGCGTCATTTAGAGCCACACATTTTTTGATTAAGAACAAGAAGACATTTTCAGATGGAGAAGTTTTCAAAGAAGCAATGATGATAATCGCAAAGACTGTATTTAAAGATGAGAAGAATGGAACCGATGTCATCTCCACTCTCTCCAACGTCCAACTGGGCGCAAGTACAACGGTAAAAAGAGTGACGGCTATGTCAGAGAACTTAACAGAGCAGCTGGAGCAGGATGTGGCAATATGCAAGTGGTTTAGCATCCAGTGTGACGAGTCTGTGGACTGCAgcagttcagcacagctgatGGTCTTTATTCGTATGGTTTTTGATGACTTCTCCACTAAAGAGGAACTTCTGACATTACTGCCACTCCAGACAACTACAAGGGGAGTTGATATCTACAACGCAGTTAAGAGTTTTCTTGTGGAAAAAAAAGTACCACTAGAAAAGCTGGTGTCCATGACTACAGATGGGGCTCCTGCCATGATCGGCCGGCACGCAGGTTTCATCGCGCACTGCAAAGGTGACACAGACTTCCCAACATTTCTACATTACCACTGCATCATTCATCAGCAGGTGATATGTTCAAAAGTGACCGGATTTGAGCATGTGATGACTCCTGTTGTGAAGATCATAAATAGCATCCGTTCCAAAGCCAAACAGCACAGGATATTCAAA aagTTCATGCAATCCAAAGGTGAAGACATCTCATTGCTGGAGGACATTGAATGGATACTTGACCTTGCATTTTTAACGGACATCACTGGGAAACTTAACCATTTGAACTGTGAGCTGCAAGGCAAAGGTAAAACTGTTGCTGACATGATAAGTGCTGTAAATGCATTCAAAGCCAAGATGAACATTTTCTCTGTGCATTTACAGAAAAAAAGGGTGCTGCACTTTCCTGCTGTGCAGTCAGTGCTGAATGACAATGCTTCTGCATCTGAGACTTTTGACAAAGTTGTTGACAAATACTCTGAAGTCATTAACAGACTTGGACaagagtttgagaataggtttcgTGACTTTGATCAACTTGAGCCATGTGTGTCATTCATTTCCAATCCTTTTGTGCAAGTAGAAATTGCATGCATTGCTGAGCAGCTAAGTGCAACATTCAGCTTGAATGCTGGGGAGGTGGAGATAGAAATTATAACACTGCAAAACGACCTCCATCTCAAAGCCCATCAAAGTGAACCAAACTTTTGGTGCCTTGTGGATACAGAGAAGTACAAAGGTGTGTGCACAGCAGCTATGAAGGTTGCCTGCATGTTTGGTTCAACTTATCTCTGTGAATCAGCCTTTTCTGACATGAACTTCATAAAGAGCAAACACAGAACACGCCTTACTGATGCTCATCTACATGACTCAGTCAGAGTTGCAGTATCAAGTTACACCCCAGATTACAGCAAACTGGTGAACAGCATGCAATGCCAG tcgAAAGAACctaatgacaagctggataaatctgttgctgttccaaccaagcaacggttcctttcagaatacaaGCTGAACGACCccgtttgggtctcgctagatgccaataaaactgtcgtgacccagaagtatctcaagactggtctgctcGGCAACTGCTGCTttacctaccggcttcggttccagagaag GGCCCAAAGTGCCGTTTTTATGATCTTCCATCAGATTTTACTGTCCAAAACTGTCATATTTGGATACAG acccaccAGCAAGCTCACTGACTGGCTCTGCTGCGTcatgctaacgtgtgattggctgcCCCTGCTTTCGCTCTAA